The following are encoded together in the Hyphomicrobiales bacterium genome:
- a CDS encoding mannose-1-phosphate guanylyltransferase/mannose-6-phosphate isomerase produces the protein MAEFSQPVQPVIMCGGSGTRLWPVSRQDLPKQFCALSADRTLLQQTLLRVRSDGFLAPVLACNTAQKFIVADQAAGVGVEPSAYLLEPVGRNTMAVAVTAALHAQKAAPGALVLLLPSDAHIADAEGFRAAVAGLAASVVSEGGIGLLGMTPERPETGYGYVRCGAPIPDTDGGGSVFRVGRFIEKPDENAAREFVEAGDFVWNAGIFLFSPETLLAEAERLKPDIVAGCRAAYGEATVAAPFWTLEPRALAALEAISLDRAVIEHTSRGLVARAAIGWSDLGSWAAIGEIMPHDEGGNAIHGEVIAVDTRKSVIWAEDRLVATLGIEDLAVIAVDDAVLVAGRGRAQEVSELVAALNRSGRPEARAGTTVLRPWGSFTNVAAGPGFQIKRILVKPGGRLSVQSHQHRAEHWVVVRGRPRVTCGEIARELGANEHIFIPLGARHRIENLTDEPAEIVEVQFGDYLGEDDIVRYEDIYGRI, from the coding sequence ATGGCCGAGTTTTCTCAACCGGTTCAGCCGGTGATCATGTGCGGGGGCTCCGGCACGCGCCTGTGGCCGGTCTCGCGGCAAGACCTTCCCAAACAGTTCTGCGCCCTGTCGGCGGATCGAACCCTGCTTCAGCAGACCCTGCTGCGCGTCCGTTCGGATGGCTTCCTGGCGCCGGTCCTGGCGTGCAACACGGCGCAGAAATTCATCGTCGCCGATCAGGCCGCCGGCGTCGGCGTCGAGCCCAGTGCCTATCTCTTGGAGCCCGTCGGCCGCAACACCATGGCGGTTGCCGTGACCGCCGCCCTGCATGCGCAGAAGGCGGCACCCGGCGCGCTGGTGCTTCTGCTGCCGTCCGATGCCCACATCGCCGATGCCGAGGGCTTTCGCGCCGCAGTCGCCGGATTGGCCGCTTCGGTCGTCTCCGAGGGCGGGATCGGCCTTCTCGGCATGACGCCTGAGCGTCCCGAGACCGGCTATGGCTATGTGCGCTGCGGCGCGCCGATTCCGGACACCGATGGCGGGGGAAGTGTGTTTCGCGTCGGCCGGTTCATCGAAAAGCCCGACGAGAACGCCGCCCGCGAGTTTGTCGAAGCGGGCGACTTCGTCTGGAACGCCGGCATTTTCCTGTTTTCTCCCGAAACGCTTCTCGCCGAGGCCGAACGCCTCAAGCCCGACATCGTCGCAGGCTGCCGGGCGGCCTATGGCGAGGCAACCGTCGCCGCGCCGTTCTGGACCCTGGAGCCGCGCGCCTTAGCCGCGCTCGAAGCCATCTCCCTCGACCGCGCGGTCATTGAGCATACGAGCCGCGGCCTTGTCGCCCGGGCGGCGATCGGCTGGAGCGATCTCGGCTCGTGGGCGGCCATCGGCGAGATCATGCCGCACGACGAAGGCGGTAATGCCATCCATGGCGAGGTCATTGCGGTCGACACGAGGAAATCAGTGATCTGGGCCGAGGACCGGCTGGTCGCGACCCTCGGGATCGAGGACCTCGCCGTCATCGCGGTCGACGACGCCGTGCTGGTGGCAGGGCGCGGGCGGGCACAGGAGGTGAGCGAGCTGGTAGCCGCGCTCAATCGCTCAGGCCGTCCCGAGGCCCGCGCCGGCACGACGGTACTCCGCCCCTGGGGCAGCTTCACCAATGTCGCCGCCGGTCCCGGCTTCCAGATCAAGCGCATCCTCGTCAAGCCCGGCGGACGCCTGTCCGTGCAGAGCCACCAGCATCGCGCGGAGCATTGGGTCGTGGTGCGCGGCAGACCGCGCGTCACCTGCGGCGAGATCGCACGCGAGCTTGGGGCAAACGAGCATATCTTCATCCCGCTCGGTGCCCGGCACCGGATCGAGAACCTCACCGACGAGCCGGCCGAGATCGTCGAGGTGCAATTCGGCGATTATCTGGGCGAGGACGACATCGTCCGCTACGAGGACATTTACGGGCGGATCTAG
- the htpG gene encoding molecular chaperone HtpG, with amino-acid sequence MSKPRKSPKAASSKTVAKAENHAFKAETARLLQLLIHSVYSDREVFLRELISNAADACDRLRYEAIQNPKLTEDEPHFRINIIVDPAAKTLSVEDNGVGMDHDALVADLGVIARSGTRAFIDRIAAAGEGGNLIGQFGVGFYAAFMVAREVEVVSRAAGSGEVWRWLSAGGESFSVEPVTGERARMHRRGTRVTLHLAEDAAEFLEVPRIERVIKTYSGHVPVPISLVEVKEGKPGEARAVTDASALWRKPKSQVSPEAYKEFYGHVSGQFDEPALAIHYRAEGRHEYAVLLFVPSAPPFDLFDPERRGRVRLYVRRVYITDQAELLAPYLRFVRGVIDSEDMPLNISREMLQNNPLVEQIRKAVTNRVLSELGRLAEAEPEKFIKIWESFGAVIKEGLYEDAERRDELYELTRFRTTRKPEGWRSLKDYVADLKDNQTAIYTIAGESLDQLAASPQLEGFRARGIEVLLLSDPVDSFWTATALGFAGKPFRSVTQGAADLDAIPLKESAAKDESKDKKAEPGKAKLATLIAMVKETLGSAVSDVALSQRLTSSPCCLVAPAGGPDRQLEKLLARHAGQAALSAPVLEINPDHALIAALAESAAAGGNAEPVKSAVWMLFDQARIAEGEGPHDAAAFCNRLTDILVKAMAAKSG; translated from the coding sequence ATGAGCAAGCCACGCAAATCACCAAAGGCTGCATCTTCGAAGACCGTCGCAAAGGCGGAGAATCACGCGTTCAAGGCCGAGACGGCGCGGCTTCTGCAGCTCCTGATTCATTCCGTCTATTCCGACCGCGAGGTGTTCCTGCGCGAACTGATCTCCAATGCCGCCGACGCCTGCGACAGGCTGCGTTACGAGGCAATCCAAAACCCGAAGCTCACCGAGGACGAGCCGCATTTTCGCATCAACATCATTGTCGACCCGGCGGCCAAGACGTTGAGCGTCGAGGATAACGGCGTCGGCATGGACCATGACGCGCTGGTCGCTGATCTCGGCGTCATCGCGCGCTCCGGGACCCGCGCCTTCATCGACAGGATCGCGGCCGCCGGAGAGGGCGGGAACCTGATCGGCCAGTTCGGCGTCGGCTTCTATGCCGCCTTCATGGTGGCCCGCGAAGTCGAGGTGGTGAGCCGGGCGGCCGGTTCCGGCGAGGTTTGGCGCTGGCTTTCGGCGGGCGGCGAGAGTTTTTCGGTCGAACCGGTGACCGGAGAACGGGCCAGGATGCACCGGCGCGGCACCCGAGTGACGCTGCATCTTGCCGAGGATGCCGCCGAGTTTCTCGAAGTTCCCCGCATCGAGCGCGTCATCAAGACCTATTCCGGCCACGTGCCGGTTCCGATCTCGCTCGTCGAGGTCAAGGAGGGCAAGCCCGGCGAGGCTCGCGCCGTGACCGATGCGTCCGCCCTGTGGCGCAAGCCGAAGAGCCAGGTGAGCCCCGAGGCGTACAAGGAATTCTACGGCCATGTCAGCGGCCAGTTCGACGAACCGGCTCTGGCCATCCACTACCGCGCCGAAGGAAGGCACGAATATGCGGTGCTGCTGTTCGTTCCCTCCGCACCCCCCTTCGATCTGTTCGACCCGGAGCGCCGCGGCCGGGTGCGGCTCTATGTGCGCCGGGTCTACATCACCGACCAGGCGGAGCTGTTGGCCCCCTATCTGCGCTTTGTCCGCGGCGTCATCGATTCGGAGGACATGCCGCTCAACATCTCGCGCGAGATGCTGCAGAACAACCCGCTGGTGGAACAGATCCGCAAGGCGGTGACCAACCGGGTCTTGAGCGAGCTCGGCAGGCTTGCCGAGGCAGAGCCCGAGAAATTCATCAAGATCTGGGAGTCTTTCGGCGCTGTCATCAAGGAAGGCCTTTACGAGGACGCCGAGCGCCGCGACGAGCTTTACGAGCTGACCCGCTTCCGCACCACCCGTAAGCCCGAGGGCTGGCGCAGCCTGAAGGACTATGTCGCCGATCTGAAGGACAACCAGACGGCGATCTATACCATCGCCGGCGAATCGCTCGACCAGCTAGCGGCAAGCCCGCAGCTTGAAGGTTTCCGCGCCCGCGGGATCGAGGTGCTGCTGTTGAGCGATCCGGTCGACAGCTTTTGGACCGCCACCGCACTCGGCTTTGCCGGCAAGCCGTTTCGCTCGGTGACCCAGGGCGCAGCCGACCTGGACGCCATCCCGCTTAAGGAGAGCGCGGCGAAAGACGAGAGCAAGGACAAGAAGGCGGAGCCCGGCAAGGCGAAGCTTGCGACCCTGATCGCCATGGTCAAGGAGACGCTGGGTAGCGCTGTGAGCGACGTCGCCCTGTCGCAGCGGCTGACGTCGAGCCCCTGCTGCCTGGTGGCACCCGCAGGCGGCCCGGACCGCCAGCTCGAAAAGCTCTTGGCGCGCCATGCAGGCCAAGCGGCGCTGTCGGCCCCGGTGCTGGAGATCAACCCGGATCACGCGCTGATCGCGGCGCTCGCCGAATCGGCCGCCGCCGGCGGCAACGCCGAGCCGGTGAAAAGCGCCGTGTGGATGCTTTTCGACCAGGCGCGCATCGCCGAGGGCGAGGGGCCGCACGACGCCGCAGCCTTCTGCAACCGGTTGACCGACATTCTGGTCAAGGCAATGGCCGCGAAGTCCGGATAA
- a CDS encoding DUF2794 domain-containing protein gives MSETDPIVLPRGIAARAKAAHGPVLPAGRTSFSRGELDQILQVYGRKVAAGEWRDYAIDMLGERAVFSVFRRACEFPLFRIEKNPRLARRQGAYAVVAASGVIVRRGHSLENVLKVLDRRLRLVEA, from the coding sequence ATGAGCGAAACTGATCCAATAGTGCTTCCGCGCGGCATCGCCGCCAGGGCGAAAGCCGCGCACGGCCCGGTTCTTCCCGCCGGAAGAACCTCTTTCAGCAGGGGTGAACTGGACCAGATCCTGCAAGTTTACGGCCGTAAGGTCGCCGCCGGCGAATGGCGCGATTATGCCATCGACATGCTGGGAGAGCGCGCCGTCTTTTCGGTGTTCCGCCGGGCCTGCGAGTTTCCGCTGTTCCGCATCGAGAAAAACCCGCGTCTGGCGCGCCGCCAGGGTGCCTACGCGGTGGTTGCCGCCTCCGGCGTCATCGTTCGGCGCGGCCACAGTCTGGAGAATGTCCTGAAGGTTCTGGACAGGCGGCTGCGCCTGGTCGAAGCCTAG
- a CDS encoding N-acetyltransferase family protein: MSLVIRDSVDEDIADITAIYRDAVESGTASFELVAPDEIEMARRRAQLVHGGYPYLVAELSGRLAAYAYAGPYRPRPAYRYTVEDSVYVADWARRLGLARALLLRLIEACTARGFRQMIAIIGDSRHSASIDLHHGLGFEMVGTIRDVGYKFDRWLDSVVMQRPLGKGASAPPDD; the protein is encoded by the coding sequence ATGAGTCTGGTCATTCGCGACAGCGTGGATGAGGACATCGCGGACATCACGGCGATCTACCGCGACGCGGTCGAATCCGGTACCGCCTCCTTCGAGCTGGTCGCCCCTGACGAAATCGAAATGGCGCGCCGTCGCGCGCAGCTCGTGCACGGCGGCTATCCCTATCTCGTGGCCGAATTATCTGGCAGGCTTGCAGCTTACGCCTATGCCGGGCCATACCGGCCACGTCCCGCCTACCGCTATACGGTGGAGGATTCCGTCTATGTCGCCGACTGGGCGCGCCGGCTGGGGCTGGCCCGCGCCCTCCTCCTCAGGCTGATCGAGGCCTGCACGGCGCGCGGCTTCCGCCAGATGATCGCCATCATCGGCGATTCGCGCCACTCAGCCTCGATCGACCTGCACCATGGGCTCGGCTTCGAAATGGTGGGAACGATCAGGGACGTCGGCTACAAGTTCGACCGCTGGCTGGATTCCGTCGTCATGCAGCGTCCGCTCGGCAAAGGCGCTTCGGCGCCGCCCGACGACTGA
- a CDS encoding Bax inhibitor-1/YccA family protein produces the protein MAEFERNYARAAGRVGEIQAVDEGLRGYMLRVYNYMAIGLGLTGVAALGTFTLALNNQAFAELIYVSPLRWVIILAPLAMVFLLSFRINRMSVAAAQTTFWVYAAMVGLSLSSIFLVYTTTSITRVFFITAATYGALSLYGYTTKKDLSGWGSFLFMGLIGIIIAMLVNLFLVSSALQFAISVIGVLVFAGLTAYDTQQIKEMYYVGDDGTVAGRKAVMGALRLYLDFINLFLMLLQLFGNRN, from the coding sequence ATGGCAGAGTTTGAAAGAAATTACGCGCGCGCTGCTGGTCGCGTCGGCGAGATTCAGGCCGTCGACGAAGGCCTGCGCGGTTATATGCTGCGCGTTTACAATTACATGGCTATCGGCCTGGGGCTCACCGGCGTGGCGGCGCTGGGGACGTTCACGCTCGCCCTCAACAATCAGGCTTTCGCCGAGCTGATCTATGTGAGCCCGCTGCGCTGGGTGATCATCCTGGCGCCTCTGGCCATGGTTTTCCTGCTGAGCTTCAGAATCAACCGGATGAGCGTCGCAGCGGCGCAGACGACCTTCTGGGTCTACGCGGCTATGGTCGGCCTGTCGCTGTCGTCGATCTTCCTCGTCTACACGACGACCAGCATCACCCGGGTGTTTTTCATCACCGCCGCCACTTACGGCGCGCTGAGCCTTTACGGCTATACGACCAAGAAGGACCTGTCCGGCTGGGGCTCGTTCCTGTTCATGGGGCTGATCGGCATCATCATCGCCATGCTGGTCAATCTGTTCCTGGTGAGTTCGGCGCTGCAATTCGCCATCTCCGTCATCGGCGTCCTGGTGTTTGCCGGCCTTACCGCCTACGACACCCAGCAGATCAAAGAAATGTATTATGTCGGCGACGACGGCACGGTCGCGGGTCGCAAGGCGGTCATGGGCGCGCTCAGGCTCTATCTCGACTTCATCAACCTGTTCCTGATGTTGCTGCAACTGTTCGGCAACCGAAACTAA
- a CDS encoding FtsX-like permease family protein — protein MRAFDAPEPIRRPRIFGLAWRMALRELRGGLRGFYVFLACLALGVAAIAGVGSLARSLSEGLASQGQAILGGDVALELIHRRANAEERAFLARSGDVNEVATVRAMARVPDLSDQALVEIKAVDGAYPLYGDFRLRDGADLASVLARRDGVWGAAAEPALLERLQLAPGARISVGDIALEIRAVITQEPDRLSSGLTFGPRLMIYSAALAETGLLRPGSLVHWHYRVRLPEGQRGDTALERFVAQATAAAPSAGWQIRDRAHSSPRLQTSIDRFTQVLTLVGLTALIVGGVGVANAVRGHLESKRQTIAILKCLGAPAGAIFLIYLIEIVLIAIAGIGIGLAFGAALPLAGGPLIAKLVPLRLVEGLYLEPLLLAAVYGLLTALSFSLWPLGSARDVPPAALFRDLVAPERRWPRARYLVGIAVAVGALLLLAVATAAESRIAHIYIAVAAGAIVLLRLVALAVMALARRAPALGSAEARLALGNIHRPGALTPSVVLSLGLGLALLVALALIDRNLVRELTSEIPEQAPSFFFVDVQRDETSAFTRLLAAIAPDGTIETVPMLRGRIISLAGVRAENIDPPPEARWVLNGDRGITYSDTIPEGSRLVVGQWWPPDYRGEPQVSFDAELGRALDLAPGDEVTVNVLGRQVTAKLANLRTVDWQSLGINFVMIFSPNTFAEAPHMILSTLTLPETPGNDREGEVMSAVARAFPHVTIIGVKEALDTASALLSQIMWAVRGASSITIVASVLVLAGALAAGQRGRIREAAILKTFGATRRRLMAAFALEFLLLALATAIFAVFVGTAAAYLVLTQVMHASFIFAPTVAIGTAAGATLALIALGLAANWRVLGLKPAPILRTL, from the coding sequence ATGCGCGCGTTTGACGCTCCGGAGCCGATACGGCGCCCGCGCATATTCGGCCTGGCGTGGCGCATGGCGTTGCGCGAATTGCGCGGCGGACTGCGCGGATTTTACGTGTTTCTAGCCTGCTTGGCGCTCGGGGTCGCGGCGATCGCCGGCGTCGGCTCGCTGGCGCGGTCCCTGTCCGAGGGCTTGGCCTCCCAGGGGCAGGCGATCCTCGGCGGCGACGTCGCGCTGGAGCTCATCCATCGCCGCGCCAACGCCGAAGAGCGGGCCTTCCTCGCCCGCTCCGGCGACGTCAACGAGGTCGCAACGGTGCGCGCCATGGCGCGCGTCCCCGACCTCTCCGATCAGGCGCTGGTCGAGATCAAGGCGGTCGACGGCGCCTATCCGCTTTACGGCGACTTCCGGCTTCGAGACGGCGCGGACCTTGCCTCCGTGCTCGCCAGGCGCGACGGCGTCTGGGGTGCTGCAGCCGAACCTGCCCTTCTCGAGCGCCTTCAACTGGCGCCGGGCGCACGCATCAGTGTCGGCGACATTGCACTGGAGATTCGCGCCGTCATCACGCAAGAGCCGGACCGGCTGTCCTCCGGTCTTACCTTCGGCCCGCGCCTGATGATTTACAGCGCGGCGCTCGCCGAGACAGGTCTGTTGCGACCGGGCAGCCTTGTCCACTGGCACTATCGTGTCCGCCTTCCCGAGGGCCAGCGCGGCGATACCGCGCTTGAGCGCTTCGTCGCGCAAGCGACCGCGGCGGCGCCGTCGGCGGGCTGGCAAATCCGTGACCGCGCCCATTCCTCGCCCAGGTTGCAGACGTCCATTGACCGCTTCACCCAGGTGCTGACGCTGGTCGGGCTGACCGCCCTGATCGTCGGCGGCGTCGGCGTCGCCAATGCGGTGCGCGGCCATCTCGAGTCCAAGCGCCAGACCATCGCCATTCTCAAATGTCTGGGGGCGCCGGCCGGCGCCATATTCCTCATCTATCTTATCGAGATCGTCCTGATCGCCATCGCCGGCATCGGAATCGGCCTCGCCTTCGGCGCCGCCCTTCCGCTCGCCGGCGGGCCGCTGATCGCAAAGCTGGTGCCGCTCAGGCTGGTGGAGGGTCTGTATCTGGAGCCGTTGCTGCTGGCGGCCGTCTACGGATTATTGACGGCGCTCTCCTTTTCCCTTTGGCCGCTCGGCTCAGCCCGCGACGTGCCGCCGGCGGCCCTGTTCCGTGACCTCGTCGCCCCGGAGCGCCGATGGCCGCGCGCGCGCTATCTCGTCGGCATCGCGGTTGCTGTCGGCGCGCTCCTCCTGCTCGCCGTCGCCACCGCCGCTGAATCGCGCATTGCCCACATCTATATCGCCGTCGCGGCAGGCGCGATCGTGCTGTTGCGGCTGGTCGCGTTGGCGGTCATGGCGCTCGCCCGCCGCGCACCGGCGCTTGGAAGCGCAGAGGCGCGACTTGCGCTCGGCAACATCCACCGGCCAGGTGCGCTGACGCCTTCCGTCGTCCTGTCGCTGGGGCTGGGACTTGCACTGCTGGTGGCGCTGGCCTTGATCGACCGCAATCTGGTCCGCGAGCTGACCTCGGAGATCCCCGAGCAGGCGCCGAGCTTCTTCTTCGTCGACGTGCAACGCGACGAAACGTCGGCCTTCACCCGCCTACTTGCCGCAATCGCGCCCGACGGCACCATCGAGACCGTGCCGATGCTGCGCGGGCGGATCATCTCGCTTGCCGGCGTGCGGGCGGAAAATATCGACCCGCCGCCGGAGGCCCGCTGGGTGCTCAACGGCGATCGCGGCATCACCTATTCGGACACCATTCCGGAAGGCTCGCGGCTTGTCGTCGGCCAATGGTGGCCGCCCGACTATCGGGGCGAGCCGCAGGTCTCCTTCGACGCCGAGCTTGGCCGGGCGCTCGACCTGGCGCCCGGCGACGAGGTCACCGTCAACGTGCTCGGCCGTCAGGTAACCGCCAAACTCGCCAATCTGCGCACCGTCGACTGGCAATCTCTCGGCATCAACTTCGTCATGATCTTTTCGCCCAATACGTTCGCCGAAGCGCCTCACATGATCCTGTCGACGCTGACTCTGCCGGAAACCCCGGGCAACGACCGCGAGGGTGAAGTGATGAGCGCGGTCGCTCGCGCCTTTCCTCACGTCACCATCATTGGCGTCAAGGAAGCCCTCGATACCGCGAGCGCGCTGCTCAGCCAGATCATGTGGGCGGTCCGCGGCGCCAGCAGCATCACCATCGTCGCCAGCGTGCTCGTGCTGGCCGGCGCGCTGGCCGCGGGTCAGCGCGGGCGCATCCGTGAGGCGGCGATCCTGAAAACCTTCGGCGCCACCCGCAGGCGGCTGATGGCCGCCTTCGCGCTCGAATTCCTGCTGCTGGCGCTTGCGACCGCCATTTTTGCCGTTTTCGTCGGCACGGCCGCCGCCTATCTGGTGCTGACCCAGGTGATGCATGCGAGCTTCATTTTCGCCCCCACCGTGGCAATCGGCACGGCGGCGGGCGCCACCCTGGCGCTGATCGCCCTTGGCCTTGCTGCCAATTGGCGCGTTCTCGGCCTCAAACCGGCGCCAATCCTGCGGACGCTTTGA
- a CDS encoding ABC transporter ATP-binding protein: MPEAAIDLANVHLSLGSGAGRVHILRGTNMRLAPGEAVGLIGPSGSGKSTLLSVIAGLERPDSGSVRIAGQDITDLDEDRLALFRGRHIGIVFQSFHLIANMTALENVAVPLEFAGSRDAFARAEAMLARVGLSDRQAHYPVELSGGEQQRVALARALASEPAILLADEPTGNLDGDTGRLITELMFDLRREHDATFLLVTHDASLTRQCDRVMEMADGRVRPLKTHARV; the protein is encoded by the coding sequence GTGCCCGAGGCGGCGATCGATCTTGCGAATGTGCATTTGAGCCTCGGCAGCGGTGCGGGACGGGTGCATATTCTGCGCGGAACCAACATGCGGCTTGCGCCCGGCGAAGCGGTCGGCCTGATCGGTCCCAGCGGCTCGGGCAAGTCCACCCTGCTATCGGTTATCGCCGGTCTGGAGCGGCCCGATAGCGGCAGCGTGCGGATCGCCGGCCAGGACATTACCGACCTCGACGAGGACCGTCTTGCGCTTTTTCGTGGCCGTCATATAGGCATCGTTTTTCAATCCTTCCACCTCATCGCCAACATGACGGCGCTGGAGAACGTGGCCGTGCCGCTCGAATTCGCCGGCTCGCGCGACGCATTCGCCCGCGCCGAGGCGATGCTTGCCAGGGTCGGTCTATCCGACCGACAAGCCCACTATCCGGTCGAGCTTTCCGGCGGCGAGCAACAGCGCGTGGCGCTCGCCCGGGCGCTCGCTTCCGAGCCTGCGATCCTGCTCGCCGACGAACCGACCGGCAACCTCGACGGCGACACCGGCCGGCTGATAACCGAATTGATGTTCGATCTGCGCCGCGAACATGATGCGACCTTCTTGCTGGTCACCCACGATGCCAGCCTGACCCGGCAGTGCGATCGGGTCATGGAGATGGCGGATGGGCGCGTCCGCCCGCTGAAGACCCATGCGCGCGTTTGA
- a CDS encoding arylesterase, whose translation MLLALLLMAVAQGASARAETLKILAFGDSLTTGLGLAGEEAFPAQLQAALRAKGHDVRIVDAGVSGDTAAAGLARLDWSLGEGADGVILELGANDALRGIDPAATRAALEKTIARLKARGIEILLAGMRAPPNMGPIYSAAFDAVYPALAQEHGLLLYPFFLDGVAAREELNQSDGMHPNAAGVAVVVKRILPKVEALIARIRANGS comes from the coding sequence ATGCTACTGGCCCTGCTTCTGATGGCGGTGGCGCAGGGAGCAAGTGCGCGCGCCGAGACGCTCAAAATCCTCGCCTTCGGCGACAGCCTGACGACAGGGCTCGGCTTGGCCGGGGAAGAGGCCTTTCCGGCGCAGCTTCAGGCCGCCCTGCGGGCCAAGGGCCATGACGTCCGGATCGTCGATGCCGGGGTGTCGGGAGATACCGCGGCAGCCGGACTTGCGCGCCTCGACTGGTCGCTCGGCGAAGGCGCCGACGGGGTCATTCTCGAACTCGGCGCCAACGATGCGTTGCGCGGCATCGATCCCGCCGCCACCCGCGCCGCACTCGAAAAGACAATTGCGCGACTGAAGGCGCGCGGCATCGAGATTCTGCTCGCCGGGATGCGGGCGCCGCCTAATATGGGGCCGATCTACAGCGCCGCCTTCGATGCCGTCTACCCGGCGCTTGCGCAAGAGCACGGCCTATTGCTGTATCCCTTCTTTCTTGACGGCGTGGCGGCGCGCGAGGAGCTCAATCAGTCGGACGGCATGCATCCGAACGCCGCCGGCGTCGCGGTCGTCGTTAAGCGTATTCTGCCCAAGGTCGAGGCACTGATCGCCCGCATCCGGGCCAACGGCTCATAG
- the thpR gene encoding RNA 2',3'-cyclic phosphodiesterase, producing MPRLFTGIEIPDEIADRLSGLRGGLPGARWIDPENYHITLRFLGDIDVARAHDVADLLARIRRRAFTLAVDGLGTFGGSRPRQVWARVPATPALMALQSENEQLMQRAGLPPETRKFTPHVTLARLRDTKSRSLAEYLESRSFLGTPFEVTRFVLFSSQPSRGGGPYIVEQAYPLFGD from the coding sequence ATGCCGCGCCTGTTCACCGGCATTGAGATACCGGACGAGATCGCCGACAGGCTGAGCGGGCTGCGCGGCGGCCTGCCTGGGGCCCGCTGGATCGACCCGGAGAATTACCACATTACCCTGCGCTTTCTCGGCGACATCGACGTCGCCCGCGCCCACGACGTTGCGGACCTTCTCGCCCGCATCCGGCGGCGTGCCTTCACCCTTGCGGTCGACGGGCTCGGCACCTTCGGCGGCTCCAGGCCGCGGCAGGTCTGGGCGCGGGTGCCGGCGACGCCCGCGCTGATGGCGCTGCAGAGCGAGAACGAACAGCTCATGCAACGCGCCGGCCTGCCGCCGGAGACGCGCAAATTCACCCCGCACGTGACGTTGGCTCGGCTCAGAGACACCAAGAGTCGTTCGCTCGCCGAATATTTGGAAAGCCGCAGCTTTCTGGGCACGCCGTTCGAAGTGACGCGCTTCGTATTGTTTTCTTCCCAGCCGTCGCGCGGCGGCGGCCCCTATATCGTCGAACAGGCCTATCCGCTGTTTGGGGACTGA
- a CDS encoding 4a-hydroxytetrahydrobiopterin dehydratase, with translation MSDCVERSRKRGGEERMTERLEGAARRQALGALSGWSEVEGRDAITKTFTFQDFNQAFGWMSRVALVAEKMDHHPEWQNVYRTVEVTLATHSAGGVTQRDIALAKAMDEFAA, from the coding sequence ATGTCTGATTGTGTTGAACGATCACGAAAAAGAGGGGGAGAGGAGAGGATGACCGAGAGACTGGAAGGCGCGGCGCGCAGGCAGGCGCTGGGCGCATTGAGCGGCTGGAGCGAGGTTGAGGGCCGCGACGCCATAACCAAGACGTTCACGTTTCAAGACTTCAACCAGGCATTCGGCTGGATGAGCCGGGTCGCGCTGGTGGCCGAAAAAATGGACCATCACCCGGAATGGCAGAACGTCTACCGTACGGTCGAGGTGACGCTTGCGACCCACAGCGCTGGCGGGGTGACGCAACGCGACATCGCGCTTGCCAAAGCCATGGACGAATTTGCGGCGTAA
- a CDS encoding YkvA family protein gives MTTDRTFDRDLEENAEKTLLGSALPMVVARNEARVKRDFWSKVKRYLGRIPFAEDLLAAYYCATDGETPIRAKGLLFAALAYFILPTDFIPDFLAGLGFSDDATVLMMAVAMIRSHMKPEHRHAARKALDDLEKDAAA, from the coding sequence ATGACGACCGACCGGACGTTTGACCGGGATCTTGAGGAGAATGCGGAAAAGACGCTGCTCGGCAGCGCCTTGCCGATGGTCGTGGCGCGCAACGAAGCGCGGGTGAAGCGGGATTTCTGGAGCAAGGTCAAGCGCTATCTCGGGCGCATTCCCTTCGCCGAGGATCTGCTCGCCGCCTATTACTGCGCCACCGACGGCGAGACGCCGATTCGGGCCAAAGGGCTCCTGTTCGCGGCGCTCGCCTATTTCATCCTGCCGACCGACTTCATTCCGGACTTTCTGGCCGGCCTCGGCTTTTCCGACGACGCCACCGTGCTGATGATGGCGGTGGCGATGATCCGCAGCCATATGAAACCGGAGCATCGCCACGCCGCGCGCAAGGCGCTCGACGACCTCGAAAAGGACGCCGCGGCTTGA